The Funiculus sociatus GB2-C1 sequence GTCTTGAAAGGGATTGGGATTAAGATTGAAGTATGTTTAAGTAGAGGAACTGTATGCCTCGCGTAAAAGGCGTTTCAGCCGCTGGCGATGACAATCTAAAAAAGCGCTGGAACTTCAGCCTCACACAAATAGCGCGGGATGGTATTGGCAGGCTATTCAAATTCTGGGGATATAGTGACGCCTCAGCTTTACTAGAGGCACTGGCTGATGTGCCGCGACACAGTTTTGGACATGGGCGATATAGTGACGCCTCAGCTTTACTAGAGGCACTGGGCAGGGGTGAGATATTCCTTTCGAGGGAGCCGCTCACATTTGCAAGCTTGCTGGTAGCTAAAGACTTGATTGCAGTGGATGAGCTTTCAGATATTCCAGTGCGACGACTTAAGGAATTTCTGGATGGTGCTTTACCAACGGTAAATGAGCTAATGGACTTGGAGAATGCGTTAGGCATCAGCCAAGAGAACCTGATGCAGATTTGCGGTTATCCTGAAAAAAACTTTGATAACCAGGATGAACCGCCAGAAAACTCTTAAATCCCTATCAAGTTTGGTTTCCTAGCGATCGCTGACATCAATTATCCGGGTCTTGATAAAATTCTTGTAGCGCTTGCTGTTGAGTGCGACGGGAAGGACGACGATATTTTTTAGTGTTCAGCCTGGGTTCGTATTGGTTTTGCCCTTTGCCTTTGGTTTTCTCCTTCATGGCGGCATCGGGATCAGATTGTTGGTGGAGATGTTCCCTGCGAGCGATCGCATCTTCCAAAAAATCTAGATAATGCTCGTAACGCTCCCAATCTCCCCTAACTGCACAATTCGGCTCATCGCGGTGCAGACAGTCGCTAAATTGACATCTTCCCACTTCTAGCCGCTTCTGCGCTTCGGGAAAATACTCGACTAACTCCTCTGGCACACAGTCCAAGTCTGGCTGATTGAAACCTGGAGTATCTGCCAGCAGTCCACCAGTCGGTAGTTCAAACAGTTCTACGTGTCGCGTCGTGTGACGACCCCGGCTGAGTTTCCCAGAAACTTCCGCAACTCTCAAATTGACATCTTCAATAAAATAGTTTACGATGCTAGACTTTCCAACTCCAGAAAGTCCAGCAAAGACAGTAATTTTGTCATTGAGCTGGGTTTGCAGTTCGTCCATCCCCATGCGAGTATGCACGCTGATAAAGATAGGTTGGTAGCCCCATCCGTGCAAGCGATCGCGCCACTGCTGGACTTGCTCCTGTGAGACTAAATCGCTTTTATTGAGACAAAGACAGACATCCAAATCCGTAGATTCGGCCTTCACGAGAAATTTACTGAGTTGGTAGGGATCTAGCGGTGGATCTGCCAAAGCAAAAACCAGCAAAATTTGATTAGCATTGGCAATTGGGGGACGATCCAGTTCCGTTTGGCGGGGCAAAACTTGCGAAATCGCGCCTCGTCCGCCAGCCCAATCTGGTTCCTCAACGATTACGCGATCGCCCACCATCACCTTCTGACCAATTTTTTTCAGACGCGATCGCCTAGTACACAGCAATTCCTGAATTGCGTCCCGACTCTCCTCCAACCTCACCTGATAGAAATTTGCCTGCACAGCCAACACAGTACCCAACACAGTGCTGAGTGCTGAGTTTTGAGTGCTGAGTGGTTCTTCTAACTCAGAACTCATAACTCATAACTCATAACTCATGGGGACGACGCACCTTCAGCGCAAAAAAGCCAGCACGGTCTTCAACTTGCTCTACCGTGTAGCCTGCCATTGCTAAACTATCAGGAACTTGCTCTATCGGTTCCCCTGGATCTAGCCACACTTCTAACAAGGCTCCCGGTGCCATTTTTTCCAAACGTAGTTTAGTGCGGACAAAATTAATCGGGCAAGGTGTCCCACGCAAATCCATCTCTTCGTCTGGCAGACCTAGCGAAGCTGTTGGATTGTTCATCCCTTGAAGAATCCTCCCAAGAATCCTTCTATCCCTCCTTTGCCAGTGCGATCACCTTTTATTTTAGCTAATTTCTCCAGCAGTTCCCTTTCCTCAGCCGTAATCCGAGTCGGAATATCAATTCCCACCGTAATCAGTTGATCTCCCCGACTCACCGGGTTTCCTAACTTAGGCACACCGTGGTTTTCCAGCGTCTGCACCGTATTCGGCTGTGTTCCAGACGGAATCGTCAATTCTACTGGCCCATCAACTGTATTAACTTCCAGACGACAACCTAAAATCGCCTGCAAGTAGCTAATCTTAATTTCTGACAGGACGTTAATCCCATCGCGCTGAAACTCTGCGTCTTCCTCGACAAACAAATAAACGTACAAATCTCCCGGAGGGCCACCGCGCAAACCAGCGTCTCCTTCTTTAGAAACTCGCAAGCGAGTTCCATTATCTACTCCCGGAGGGATGGTAATTTTCAGCTTCTTAGTTTCCTGTTTTCTACCGTTGCCACCACACCCTTCACACTTTTCCTCAATCACCTGTCCTTCGCCGTTACAGCTGGGACACACAGAAACTTGAGTAAAGCTACCGAAAGGTGTCCTAGTAGCGCGGCGCACTTGACCGGAACCGGTGCACGTGGGACAGGTTTTGGCTCGCGTTCCCGGTTTAGCACCAACACCATTGCAGACATTACAGGTTTCCAAATGGGGAATCCGAATTTCTTTTTCCCCCCCAAATACAGCTTCCCGGAATTCCAATTTCAGATCCAAGCGCAAGTCGTCACCGCGAACTGGGCCGCTGCGTTTCCTGGTCGCTGTCTGACCCATCCCGCCAGCAAAACCGCTGAAGAAGCTTTCAAAGATATCGGCAAAGTTGCCCATATCGCCTAAATCTGGGCCTGCACCGACACCAGAAGCCACTCCTGCCTCACCAAAGCGGTCGTAGCGGGCGCGTGTCTCTGGTTCCGAAAGGACTTCGTAGGCTCGGTTAATTTCTTTAAAGCGTTCTTCCGCCCCTGGCTCTTTATTTACGTCTGGGTGATACTTTCGAGCCAGACGGCGGTAGGCACGCTTAATTTCTTCTTTATCTGTGTCACGGGAAACCCCGAGAATTTCATAGTAGTCGCGGGCCATAGAACGCTGCTTGGTTGGGGATAGGGGTTGATGAAAGTTAGGAGTTAGGAGTTAGGAGTTATGAGTTATTAATTCCTAGCCCTTAACTCCTAACTCTTTTAGTCAACTGCTTCGTAGTCAGCAGTTACAGTATTGTCATCATCAAAATTGATGAAATCGTCTTCTTCGTTTATTGTGCCGTCAGGCGTGTTTTGGAATGGGGGTATACCACCTTCTACACTCTCGTAATCCTCCACTGACTCGCGTCCGTTGTTAGCTTTCTGGTAAACAGCAGCCCCAATAGCAAACAGCGCCTGTTGAAACTCTTCAATTTGCTGTTTTATTTCCTCAACACTAATCGAGGGATTCGCCAGTGCGGTTCGTGCCTGTATACCCTTTTGATTCACCTGCGTCTTCAAATCCTCGCTAATGAGATCCCCGTTGTCATTTAACGTCGATTCATAGCTGTAGAACAGGCTATCAAGCTGGTTTTTCAACTCAACCACTTGCACCCGACGACGGTCGTCTTCGGCGAAGGTTTCAGCTTCTAGCCGCATCCGTTCAACTTCGGTGGCACTCAAGCCGCCTGTATTGGTAATTCGGATACTCTGCTCTCGCCCAGTACCTTTGTCTTGAGCTAATACTTTGAGAATCCCGTCAACGCCGATTTCAAAGGACACTTCAATTTGGGGTACGCCTCTGGGGGCAGGGGGAATTCCTGCCAGGAGGAATTTCCCCAAACTTTTGTTGTCACGAGCCATTGCCCGTTCACCCTGCAAGACGTGAATTTCCACGCTTGTTTGTCCGTCTGTGGCGGTGGAAAAGACTTGGGATTTTGTGGTGGGAATTGTGGTATTGCGTTCAATAATTTTTGTGAACACTTCTCCCAAAGTTTCGATACCCAAGCTCAGGGGGGCAACGTCTAATAGCAGCAGATCCTCAACTTCGCCGCTTAATACGCCGCCTTGAATTGCTGCTCCCAATGCTACTGCTTCGTCGGGGTTGACTGAGCGATCCGGTGTTTTGCCGCCAAAAAACTTCTTGATAGCATCCTGAACGGCTGGAATCCGGGTGGAACCTCCCACCAGGATAATGCGGTCAATTTCATTTGGCGTTAAACCACTGTCCTTAATCGCTTGACTAACTGGCTCAATTGTGCCTTCTACCAGATAATTTACCAGTTCTTCAAACTGGGCGCGGCTTAGTTCCGTCTCCAAATGTTTTGGCCCGGTGTCATCGGCGGTGATGAAGGGCAAATTTATGGAGGTGCTGCCCATGTTGGAAAGCTCAATTTTGGCTTTTTCAGCGGCTTCTCGCAGCCGCTGGAGAGCCATTTTATCGGTTGCTAGGTCAATTTTCTCTTGCTTTTTGAAGTTTTCTATCATCCAGAGGACGATGCAGTTGTCAAAGTCATCTCCACCTAGATGGTTGTTACCGCTTGTGGCTTTGACTTCAAAAACGCCATCACCGAGTTGCAAAACGGAAACGTCGAAGGTACCGCCGCCTAAGTCAAATACCAGGATGCGCTGTTCTTGATCTTGTTTATCCAGTCCGTAGGCAAGTGCAGCTGCTGTGGGTTCGTTGATGATCCGTAGAACTTCCAGACCGGCAATGGTTCCAGCATCTTTTGTGGCTTGCCGCTGGGCATCTGTAAAGTAGGCAGGTACGGTGATTACTGCCTGATCTACTTGTTCGCCCAGAAAGTTTTCGGCATCCTGCTTGAGTTTTTGCAGGATCATCGCGGAGATTTCCTGAGGGGTGTAGTTGCGTCCCCGAATCTGAACATCAACGGTATCGTCCCGACCTTTAATGCAGGTGTAGGGTACGCGCGATCGCTCTATTTCGGTGTCATCCCAGCGGCGACCGATAAAGCGTTTGATGCTGTAAACTGTGTTTTCCGCATTGGTTACAGCTTGCCGCTTTGCCAGTTGTCCTACTAAGCGATCGCCCCCTTTCCCAAATCCCACCATACTAGGGGTCGTTCTTCCACCTTCTGTGTTAGAGATGACGATCGGTTGACCCCCCTCTAAAACAGCCACGCAACTATTGGTCGTGCCGAGGTCGATGCCAATGACTTTTCCCATAGCTAGCTGTAGTGAAGGTGTGCAAGAAGATTTGTTGAGTAACCGTTAAATTGTTTACCTTGGACGATTCTGACTTCGCCCAAGATTTCCATCAACTTGATTGTAATTACTAATGCCAATAAGCGTCGATCCAGTGCGTCAAAGTCCATTAACTTTCCTGCTCTGACCGATTGCCTTCCTCTGAGGGTACCACGGGGTCACGAGCCGCAGCAACTTTAACTAGGGCGTGGCGCAAGACGCGATCGCCTATAAAGTATCCCCGCACCAGCTGTTCGATCACGGCTCCTTCTGGATATTCATCAGTTGGTTCGCGCATCACCGCTTCGTGGAGATTCGGATCAAATTCTTGTCCTTCCGGACGCATTGGAGATACTCCAATGCGCTTGAGTCCGTCTGCCAGCTGTTTGTATACCCCTTGGTAGCTTTTGTGAATGCTCCATTCTCCGTCTGTTTGGGGTTTGATTTGCGATCGCGCCCTTTCAAAATTATCTACCACTGGCAGTAATTCTGTTATCATGGCGCGTTTTACTTGCACCTCCGAGTCTTCTTTTTCTTTGAGGTTCCGCTTGCGGAAATTTTCAAAATCTGCCGCAATCCTCATATACTGCGTTTTGAAAGACTCGCACTGCTGGGTGCGCTCTTCCAGCTGCGCTCTGGTTGCCTCTAGTTCCCGCTTCAATGCCTCACTAGCAGATGAATCGCCCTCTTGTGCGTTTTGATCGGCTTCGGCTTCCCTTGATGTTGCAGAGGCTTCTGGTACCGCATCAGATACTTGGTCGCCTTCTACTTGCACGTCTAAATCCAGTTCTCCACTCATGTTTCCTGTTTCAGATAATGGTTCATTCCCCATTCCCTCTACCACCATTGGGTCATCAACCCGAAGTGAAGTGTTATCTTGCTGATTTTCTTCCTCGTTCATTCGGCTCTCATCCCAAGTTTTGAGACTGCTCACACTTGCTTGTTTGTTAGTCCTGTCTTGACTATCGCCCGTACCATCTTATGATAAGGAATCTGGGTCAGTGGCCCGCAGCCGGAGTAGATCGGAATAATTGGTAAAAGGGTGCGACAGGAACCTCCTTTTTCTAGAATAGTGTTCCAGGGCATCATGCCAACACTTTTGGACACTGCGATCGCTTTACTTGTCTAAAACTAACAAGTTATGCAACCGATATCAGGGCGCTTTTATTGGCACTTGAGCCAACCTACTCCCTCCGCTGGCATTTGGGCGTAATACGCTAGTATAAACTGGACTTGTGTAACATTAGTGTAACGAATCCGCTTATGCCCATGAATTAAGCGCGCCTACCAGATACGAGAATCTAGACATTCCACTATGGTTTTATTGCAAAATAATATATTAAAACAATCTTGCTCGTAATACTGGGCTTTTGGCTATCATCGAGAATGTTGCATCCCTAGACAAATAAAAGCGTTTGTGCTGACACCAATATTTAAGCCATCCCGGAATCAAAATCCTCCGGCTTGTCTTACATCTTAAACTTACAGCACCGTTCTACAGGTATTACTGCTTACTACTCTTGAAAGCACCATCTGCTTTGAAAGCGGTGCTTTTCCCATAAAAGCACCGTAACCGCTCAAAATGGATGAAGGCATGGTCTTTAATACTGCTGCCTGGAACAGCCCCAACTTGGTTGCCCAACAACAAAGTAGTTTTAACTGAAAAATTGCAATTTTGCTGATCGTTTTGGGAACAATCTGTAATATAAGGTATGATCGCGCCTCTATGACTCAATCTTCACCACGAAATCGCGCCCTTGCTGTCCGCAACGAATTTTCGCCCTTCGGCATGAAGGTGATTCAGCAGGGCTTAGTTGATGCCGACCAGATGCGGCAGGCTATGGTCGAAAGCCGGAAGTCTGGTAGACCCCTAACAGAAGTCCTAGAATCGATTACAGGGCGGGCTTTGCCCCCAGATTTACTGCGCCAATACAAAAAACAACAGCTGTTTGAGCTAAAAATACTTTACGGTGTGGAATCGCTAGATCCGGAAATCAGCCAGATTCCGACTGGGCAGCTGCGCGCTTTGATTGAAACCCTGATTCCAATTGATATTTGTAGTCGCTATCAACTGGTGCCATTATCCAAAAACGACTCCGAGCCGCCCTCTGTGCTAGTGGCAATGGTCGATCCCGATAATCTAGCCGCTCAAGACGACCTTAACCGCATCTTGCGACCTCAAGGAATTGGGTTGCAGCGAATGGTGATTACGCGGGAAGACTATTTGCATCTGATTAACCAATATCGAGATGAAAAAGTAAAAAACGAGGAAGCAGCTCGACTTCAAAAGCAGACTGATGTCTCAGACGTTATTGAAAGTTTTGGCGTTTTAGAAGATGCACCTGATGAAGATGATGGTGACATCAGTAAGGAGCAGGCAGAAGATAAACCGATCATTAACTTGGTCAATAAAATCCTCCTCAAGGCTCTGCAAGAAAAGGTTTCAGACATTCACGTTGAACCCCAAGAAGAATACTTACGCATTCGCTTTCGTAAAGATGGGGTGTTACAGCAAGCCTTCGATCACTTGCCCAAACAAATCATCCCAGCTGTCACTGCCCGCTTCAAAATTATTGCTGAGCTAGACATCGCCGAGCGGCGGATGCCTCAAGATGGTCGTATCCGGCGGGTGTTTGAGGGACGCAAAGTTGACTTTCGGGTGAACACCTTACCTAGTCGCTACGGTGAAAAGGTAGTATTGCGGATTTTGGATAACTCTGCTACTCAGCTGGGTTTGGATAAATTAATTTCCGATCAAGAATCCCTAGATATTGTCAGAGAGATGGCAAGCCGTCCCTTTGGCTTAATTTTGGTGACAGGGCCAACCGGGTCTGGTAAGTCTACCACCTTATACTCAGTTTTGGCAGAACGGAACGATCCGGGAATTAATATCAGTACGGCGGAAGACCCGATCGAGTATGCCTTGCCGGGGATTACTCAGGTGCAGGTGATTCGAGAAAAGGGAATGGACTTTTCTTCGATTTTGCGGGCGTTCATGCGACAAGACCCGGATGTGATTCTGGTGGGCGAGACGCGGGACAAAGAAACGGCAAAAACGGCAATTGAAGCAGCACTTACCGGACACTTGGTACTGACAACGCTACACACCAATGATGCAGCCGGTGCGATCGCTCGCTTAGACGAAATGGGCATCGAGCCATTCATGGTATCCGGTTCCTTGATTGGAGTCTTAGCACAACGTCTGATGAGGCGCGTTTGTAGCGATTGTCGCGATTCCTATACCCCCAGCAAAGCTGAACTGGAGCGATTTGGTCTATCGGCTTCTAACCTTGAAGATATTACCTTCTACAAAGCCAACACCTTAGCACCCGATGAAGCTAAGGAAGCCAAAGCCCAAGGCAACTTATGCCAAAAATGTAATGGTATTGGCTACAAAGGTCGCGTAGGTGTCTATGAAGTCATGCGCGTGACCGAGGAGCTGCAAACCTTAATCAGCCAAGGTGCGCCCACAGAGCGCATAAAAGAACTGGCTGTGGAACAGGGAATGAAGACCTTGTTGGCATACAGCTTACAGCTGGTACGCGAAGGCCATACCACTCTTGAAGAAGTAGAACGGGTAACGTTTACTGATGCCGGTCTGGAGGCAGAACTTAAAGCCAAGCGCAAGAGCGGTCTTGAGTGTAAAACTTGCACTGCTGAGTTAAAACCAGAGTGGTTAGATTGTCCTTACTGTATGACACCTCGCTTTGCAGACTAAACGCACTAAACAAACTAGCAATTAGCAATTAGCAACGGACAAACAAAGGAGACAGCCTAATGGAATTAATGATTGAAGACTTGATGGAGCAACTCATCGAAATGGGTGGCTCAGATATGCACCTCCAAGCAGGAGCGCCAGTATACTTCCGCATCAGTGGGAAATTGACCCCTATCGGTACCGAGCCGCTTCCCCCCCAAGAGTGCCAGAAACTAATTTTTAGTATGCTGAACAACACGCAGCGTAAAGATTTGGAACAAAACTGGGAACTGGATTGCTCTTATGGGGTAAAAGGTTTAGCTCGCTTCCGGGTCAATGTTTACAAAGAACGGGGTTACTACGCAGCGTGTCTGAGAGCTTTGTCTTCTAAAATTCCTAACTTTGATCAACTGGGTTTGCCAGATGTTGTACGGGAATTGACTCACAGACCGAGGGGATTGGTACTGGTGACAGGACAGACGGGTTCCGGGAAAACCACCACTCTCGCTGCGATGATCGACTTGATCAACCGGACGCGGGCGGAACACATCTTAACAGTGGAAGACCCGATTGAATATGTTTTCCCGAACATCAAGAGCTTGTTTCACCAGCGTCAAAAAGGCGAAGATACCAAGAGCTTCGCTAATGCCTTGAAAGCGGCGCTCCGGGAAGACCCAGATATTATTCTGGTGGGGGAAATGCGCGACCTGGAGACGATTTCTCTAGCAGTTTCAGCCGCTGAAACTGGTCACTTGGTGTTCGGTACGTTGCACACCAGCTCAGCAGCTGGCACCATCGACCGGATACTGGACGTGTTTCCTCCAGAGCAACAGCCGCAAATCCGCGCTCAGTTGTCTGGTTCATTGTTGGCAGTCTTCAGCCAATGTTTGGTGCCTAAGCATAACCCGAAAGCCGGTGAATATGGTCGGGTTATGGCTCAGGAAATTATGCTTGTGACACCTGCGATCGCTAACTTGATTCGAGAAGGCAAAACCGCTCAAATTTACTCGGCAATCCAGACCGGAGCAAAATTGGGGATGCAGACGATGGAACAGGCTCTAGCTAACTACGTTAAAGCTGGTTCCATCTCCTTTGAAGCGGCGATGGGCAAATCGTCTAAACCTGACGAACTACAGCGGATCATCGGTGCAGCTCCAGCCGGAGCCAAAGCAGGCGCTCGATAATTAAAGGATGAAGGCTGAGGAATGAAGGCTAAAGAAAGAAAGGAAGAACAAAAAAGAATCAACTCTCAATCAGATTCTTCCATCTAGCTTTATCTTTCCCAATTCTGACCTTCATCCTACCGTAACAGGCGATATGCGATCGCCTTTCATTCTCTCATTAACCTTTCTTCTCTCATCCAGAGGTGAGCTATGCCTACCTACATTGCTGATGTGCGTGACTCTACAGGAGCCGCTAAAAAAGACAAAATTGTTGCCGACTCCGTTGCTAATGCGCGTGATGCCTTTCGCGAAAAGTGGGTTTCTGTTGGAAATATTAGAGAAAGTAAAAGCTTTGACATCAGCAAATTAAGCCTGGAAGACATTAAAACTTCCTTAGCCTCAGTTACAGTCAAGGACAAAGCCGTCTTTTCCCGTCAATTTGCCGCTATGGTGAATGCGGGTGTGGCTATTGTTAGATGTCTGGGCGTTTTATCTGAGCAATGCAGCAATCCTAAGCTGAAAAAAGCTTTAGTGGAAATTAGCGCTGAGGTGCAGCAGGGTGTCAATCTCTCTGATGCCATGCGTAAACATCCGGAGTGCTTCGATAATCTCTACGTCAGTATGGTACAAGCTGGTGAGGTTGGAGGTGTCCTTGATGAGGTACTCAACCGCTTAGCCAAGGTACTAGAGGATATGGCGCGACTGCAAAACCAAATCAAAGGGGCTATGGCTTACCCAATGGCTGTGGGATTTTTGGCAGTCGTTGTATTTATCTGTATGACGGTGTTTTTGATCCCAATTTTTGCAGGCATTTTCCAAGATTTGGGAACAGAATTACCCGCGCTAACTTTGTTCATGCTGTGGATCAGCGGAATTCTTAGAAGTTGGAGGATTATCATTCCCATAGCTGCTGTGATAATTATCTCCATCGTCTACAGATGGTACTACAAGACACCCGTTGGTCGTCTGACTATGGATCGTTTTTTCTTGAAAATGCCGCTGTTGGGTGACTTAAATGAAAAATCATGCGTCGCTCGTTTTTGCCGCATTTTTGGCACCTTGACTCGTTCTGGGGTGCCAATTCTAACTTGTATGGACATTGTTAGAGATACGGCCGGAAACCAGGTAATTGCGAATGCAGTGGATGCAGCTAAGCTGGACATTCAACAGGGTGGCATGATGAGCTTAGCTTTGCAAAAAGAGCAGGTTTTCCCAGTTCTAGCAATTCAAATGATTAGTATTGGGGAAGAAACTGGTCAGTTAGATGCCATGATGATGAAAGTGGCAGACTTCTATGAAGATGAGGTGGAGCAAGCTGTGAAAGCACTCACCAGCATTCTCGAACCTATCATGATGGTAGTGTTAGCCGGGATGGTAGCGGTGATTTTGCTGTCAATGTATCTACCGATGTTTGCAGTGTTTGACAAACTAGGCTAAATAAAAAGGCAAAAGGCAAAAGGCAAAAGAAAGGATGAAGGGTAAAATAGATTTTGATATTTATTTGAAATCCAATATTTCTGATTTTTTGTGTCTTTTGTCTTATGCTTTTTGAGGGACATAATCAAAAATGTTCCGAGATAAAATTCAAAATAAAAATATGTCTGTTAAACAATCCCATTACGAAGCTAGTTTGGCGGAGTACAGTAACCACTCAGGCGCGATCGCATTGCTCAAGCAGTACCGCCCATATCTAGAGATGATTCCTAGTATGCGGCGAGCTGACGAAAGCGCGATCGCTATACCTCTGCCAATAGTGCGTATTCGCCACAACGTACCAAAGGGAGATATCGGCGTTGTCACGCACACAGATGAAGCAATTCGCCTGCCTTCTGATGTCGCAATTTTGATGTGCGATCCAGAGTGGAAAATCAAAATGGGGGTGGAAATATTTATCTTTATCCACCGTCCTCAAGAAGACTTTTCCGACTTGCTGAGTCGCTGGCGGCAAACTCAAGTTTGGCTAGATAAAGATTATGAATGGGTGATGCCTCACCGATATAAGCACATTTTCAGCGAGGGTGCACAAAAGATTTATCCCCTATTCGTAGTCTTTGAAGAAACTCCAGAAAGGATTAAGCGGGGCTTAATGGGGGCAAGCTTCCCCTTTGTCATCCAGACACCAACCTTGGATATTGAAGAGGAGACATCGGAAACCTTCTTGCCGAAAAGTCCACCAGCTTCATAAAGGCAAAAAGTAACAAAAGCTAATTGCTAATGCTAATAAAAAACAATTAGCAATTAGCTTTTTGCCTTTCTATTTTACAAATTGCGGCATGACTTCGGCAGCGGTAAACAAACCGTAGATGCCTCGCCGATGCAACGCTACGCCAGCTTTGAGATAACCGAAGGCAGGTCCGCAAACATTTGCTGCCATACTGGTTTCATCCCCAAGGGTGAAGGTATGGGTGGAAATTTTGCCCTCAAAGGTGCGTCCCGTTACTTGGACATTAGTGCTGAGCGGTTTTTTGGGATTGCGGGTATCAACAACGCCGCCCACTGTGACGCGATCGCGTTCAACAATTCCCGCTAGTTCCAGCATCACATCATCGGCGTGTTCCATATTCTCCAGAGTCAGGATGCCATTGGTTTCATCCAACAACGCTTCCACCTCGCGATCGCTCATCCCTCTGGCGCGTTCCACATCGTAACCTGGTAAATGGGCAATATCCTCGCGGATAGTCGCCCGGTAAGCTTCCCAATTGGCAATTCCTACCCCAAACGTAATTTTGACGCTGTGGATTTCTGAATAACTCTGCGCGGCTAAGGCAGCTGCCGCCGTCAACAAGCCCGGTGTCGCACCGCAGCCAGTCATATAAGTAATACCAGCCGCTTGCAGCTCCTCAGAGAGCGCTAACATCTGTTGGACGGCACTCGTGCGCTTCATAGCATCTACCAGAACACCCCGCCAACCTGACTGGATAAATTGCTGCGCCACAGATGCCATAAAGGTGTTGGGTAAATTTGGCAGGGCCAGAAAATAGCCATCCACGGGGTTTGCTTGTTCAATTAAATCTTGAATGCTCTGGCTGCTGAGGGTGCCTGCTGACTCTAAATAACCAAGCGAACCTTGAGCTTGATAAGTCGCAATGCTGGCATCTGGATCTAACCCTGCGGCAGCGTAGGCATAGCCTTTCTGGTCAGCAGCCGCCACCAAAATCATCTCGCGTTTTGGTGCAAGAACTCTGGCAGCAGCCTGCCCCAGTCCCCCGAAGCCCAGAACGCCCACTCTAATAGGATTAGGGTTTTCCTCCCCTCTCCCTTGATAAGAGAGGGGCTGGGGGTGCAAGCTAGTTGGATTGATGGAAACACTCATAGCGTCTTACCGAAACTGAACAAACTTTAATTAT is a genomic window containing:
- the rsgA gene encoding small ribosomal subunit biogenesis GTPase RsgA, producing MSSELEEPLSTQNSALSTVLGTVLAVQANFYQVRLEESRDAIQELLCTRRSRLKKIGQKVMVGDRVIVEEPDWAGGRGAISQVLPRQTELDRPPIANANQILLVFALADPPLDPYQLSKFLVKAESTDLDVCLCLNKSDLVSQEQVQQWRDRLHGWGYQPIFISVHTRMGMDELQTQLNDKITVFAGLSGVGKSSIVNYFIEDVNLRVAEVSGKLSRGRHTTRHVELFELPTGGLLADTPGFNQPDLDCVPEELVEYFPEAQKRLEVGRCQFSDCLHRDEPNCAVRGDWERYEHYLDFLEDAIARREHLHQQSDPDAAMKEKTKGKGQNQYEPRLNTKKYRRPSRRTQQQALQEFYQDPDN
- a CDS encoding GspE/PulE family protein, which codes for MTQSSPRNRALAVRNEFSPFGMKVIQQGLVDADQMRQAMVESRKSGRPLTEVLESITGRALPPDLLRQYKKQQLFELKILYGVESLDPEISQIPTGQLRALIETLIPIDICSRYQLVPLSKNDSEPPSVLVAMVDPDNLAAQDDLNRILRPQGIGLQRMVITREDYLHLINQYRDEKVKNEEAARLQKQTDVSDVIESFGVLEDAPDEDDGDISKEQAEDKPIINLVNKILLKALQEKVSDIHVEPQEEYLRIRFRKDGVLQQAFDHLPKQIIPAVTARFKIIAELDIAERRMPQDGRIRRVFEGRKVDFRVNTLPSRYGEKVVLRILDNSATQLGLDKLISDQESLDIVREMASRPFGLILVTGPTGSGKSTTLYSVLAERNDPGINISTAEDPIEYALPGITQVQVIREKGMDFSSILRAFMRQDPDVILVGETRDKETAKTAIEAALTGHLVLTTLHTNDAAGAIARLDEMGIEPFMVSGSLIGVLAQRLMRRVCSDCRDSYTPSKAELERFGLSASNLEDITFYKANTLAPDEAKEAKAQGNLCQKCNGIGYKGRVGVYEVMRVTEELQTLISQGAPTERIKELAVEQGMKTLLAYSLQLVREGHTTLEEVERVTFTDAGLEAELKAKRKSGLECKTCTAELKPEWLDCPYCMTPRFAD
- a CDS encoding sulfurtransferase TusA family protein, producing MNNPTASLGLPDEEMDLRGTPCPINFVRTKLRLEKMAPGALLEVWLDPGEPIEQVPDSLAMAGYTVEQVEDRAGFFALKVRRPHEL
- the grpE gene encoding nucleotide exchange factor GrpE → MNEEENQQDNTSLRVDDPMVVEGMGNEPLSETGNMSGELDLDVQVEGDQVSDAVPEASATSREAEADQNAQEGDSSASEALKRELEATRAQLEERTQQCESFKTQYMRIAADFENFRKRNLKEKEDSEVQVKRAMITELLPVVDNFERARSQIKPQTDGEWSIHKSYQGVYKQLADGLKRIGVSPMRPEGQEFDPNLHEAVMREPTDEYPEGAVIEQLVRGYFIGDRVLRHALVKVAAARDPVVPSEEGNRSEQES
- the dnaK gene encoding molecular chaperone DnaK — encoded protein: MGKVIGIDLGTTNSCVAVLEGGQPIVISNTEGGRTTPSMVGFGKGGDRLVGQLAKRQAVTNAENTVYSIKRFIGRRWDDTEIERSRVPYTCIKGRDDTVDVQIRGRNYTPQEISAMILQKLKQDAENFLGEQVDQAVITVPAYFTDAQRQATKDAGTIAGLEVLRIINEPTAAALAYGLDKQDQEQRILVFDLGGGTFDVSVLQLGDGVFEVKATSGNNHLGGDDFDNCIVLWMIENFKKQEKIDLATDKMALQRLREAAEKAKIELSNMGSTSINLPFITADDTGPKHLETELSRAQFEELVNYLVEGTIEPVSQAIKDSGLTPNEIDRIILVGGSTRIPAVQDAIKKFFGGKTPDRSVNPDEAVALGAAIQGGVLSGEVEDLLLLDVAPLSLGIETLGEVFTKIIERNTTIPTTKSQVFSTATDGQTSVEIHVLQGERAMARDNKSLGKFLLAGIPPAPRGVPQIEVSFEIGVDGILKVLAQDKGTGREQSIRITNTGGLSATEVERMRLEAETFAEDDRRRVQVVELKNQLDSLFYSYESTLNDNGDLISEDLKTQVNQKGIQARTALANPSISVEEIKQQIEEFQQALFAIGAAVYQKANNGRESVEDYESVEGGIPPFQNTPDGTINEEDDFINFDDDNTVTADYEAVD
- the dnaJ gene encoding molecular chaperone DnaJ; translated protein: MARDYYEILGVSRDTDKEEIKRAYRRLARKYHPDVNKEPGAEERFKEINRAYEVLSEPETRARYDRFGEAGVASGVGAGPDLGDMGNFADIFESFFSGFAGGMGQTATRKRSGPVRGDDLRLDLKLEFREAVFGGEKEIRIPHLETCNVCNGVGAKPGTRAKTCPTCTGSGQVRRATRTPFGSFTQVSVCPSCNGEGQVIEEKCEGCGGNGRKQETKKLKITIPPGVDNGTRLRVSKEGDAGLRGGPPGDLYVYLFVEEDAEFQRDGINVLSEIKISYLQAILGCRLEVNTVDGPVELTIPSGTQPNTVQTLENHGVPKLGNPVSRGDQLITVGIDIPTRITAEERELLEKLAKIKGDRTGKGGIEGFLGGFFKG